Proteins co-encoded in one Corylus avellana chromosome ca9, CavTom2PMs-1.0 genomic window:
- the LOC132192317 gene encoding nuclear transcription factor Y subunit B-1-like, giving the protein MADAPASPNGGSFESGEQSPRSNVREQDRFLPIANISRIMKKALPANGKIAKDAKETVQECVSEFISFITSEASDKCQREKRKTINGDDLLWAMATLGFEDYIDPLKIYLTRYREIEGDTKGSAKGGDASAKKDVQPSPNGQIARQGSFSQGINYPGSQSQTQHLMVPMQGTE; this is encoded by the exons ATGGCCGATGCTCCGGCGAGTCCAAACGGAGGGAGCTTCGAGAGCGGCGAGCAGAGTCCCCGCTCTAACGTTCGCGAGCAGGACCGGTTCCTCCCCATCGCGAATATCAGCCGGATCATGAAGAAGGCGCTCCCTGCGAACGGGAAGATCGCTAAGGACGCCAAAGAGACCGTTCAAGAGTGCGTCTCTGAGTTCATAAGCTTCATCACCAGCGA GGCTAGTGACAAATGccagagagagaagaggaagacTATTAATGGCGATGATTTGCTTTGGGCTATGGCTACTTTAGGGTTTGAGGATTACATCGATCCGCTCAAAATTTACTTGACCAGATACAGGGAG ATCGAG GGTGACACTAAGGGGTCAGCAAAGGGTGGAGATGCATCTGCTAAAAAAGACGTTCAACCAAGTCCAAATGGCCAG ATTGCTCGTCAAGGTTCTTTCTCGCAAGGTATTAATTACCCAGGTTCTCAG TCTCAGACCCAACATCTGATGGTTCCTATGCAAGGCACGGAGTAG
- the LOC132161602 gene encoding probable LRR receptor-like serine/threonine-protein kinase At1g67720, whose product MLIMETGLLLYSLFFLFLLFHASSAQMPGFVSFDCGGIENFSDDIGLVWTPDSQLAYGETANISVANETRKQYMTLRHFPADSRKYCYTLNVISRTRYLLRATFLYGNFDNNNVYPKFDISLGATHWSTIVISDAGTIEVRELIFLALSPTISVCLSNATTGQPFISTLELRQFNGSVYYTDFEAHYYLSVSARINFGADSEAPIRYPDDPFDRIWESDSLKKANYLVDVAAGTKKVSTKMPIDVNKDEMPPEKVMQTAVVGTNGSLTYRLNLDGFPGFGWAVTYFAEIEDLDSDESRKFRLVLPGYPEISKAVVNIEENALGKYRVYEPGYVNLTLPFVLSFRFGKTSDSSLGPLLNAMEINKYLEKNDGSLDGAVIGNVVSLYSSADWAQEGGDPCLPVPWSWVQCNSDPQPKIVKILLSRKNLTGNIPSDLTKLTGLVELWLDGNSLNGPLPDFTGCIDLKIIHLEDNQLTGGLPSSLVNLPNLRELYVQNNMLSGTVPAGLLNRNLVLNYSGNNYLHKGDKRGSHMNIIIGSSVGAAVLLIATIASCLFMSKGKKKYFEQEQLEHSLPVQRLVPSKSDAPTEAAHCFTFSEIEDATNKFEKKIGSGGFGVVYYGKMKDDKEIAVKVLTSNSFQGKREFANEVTLLSRIHHRNLVQFLGFCQEGERSLLVYEFMHNGTLKEHLYGPLTRERSISWIKRLEVAEDAAKGIEYLHTGCVPAIIHRDLKSSNILLDKHMRAKVSDFGLSKLAVDGASHVSSIVRGTVGYLDPEYYISQQLTDKSDVYSFGVILLELISGHEAISNESFGVNCRNIVQWAKLHIESGDIQGIIDPLLHEEFDIQSMWKIAEKALMCVQPHGHMRPSISEVVKEIQDAISIEKEALAAREGNSDDMSRNSLHSSLNACSMDLGGADNYLSIDESITRPAAR is encoded by the exons ATGCTCATAATGGAGACTGGGCTTCTCCTATactctctcttcttccttttccttctcttccatGCCTCTTCAGCTCAGATGCCAG GTTTTGTCAGTTTTGACTGTGGAGGTATAGAAAATTTCTCCGATGACATTGGCCTGGTGTGGACCCCTGACAGTCAACTTGCTTATGGAGAAACAGCTAACATATCTGTTGCAAACGAGACACGCAAGCAATACATGACCCTGAGGCACTTTCCTGCCGATTCCAGGAAGTATTGTTACACCCTTAATGTCATAAGTAGGACTAGGTACCTTCTGAGAGCAACATTCTTGTATGGTAACTTTGACAACAACAACGTTTATCCAAAATTTGACATTTCCCTTGGGGCTACTCATTGGTCTACAATAGTCATTTCGGATGCTGGTACTATAGAAGTCCGAGAGCTAATATTCCTGGCTTTAAGTCCTACTATCAGCGTGTGCCTATCCAATGCTACAACTGGGCAGCCATTTATATCTACTCTTGAGCTCCGACAATTTAATGGTTCAGTTTATTACACAGATTTTGAGGCGCATTATTACCTCAGTGTCTCTGCCAGGATAAACTTTGGTGCAGATAGTGAAGCTCCAATCAG GTATCCTGATGACCCTTTTGATAGAATATGGGAATCAGATTCCTTGAAGAAAGCAAATTACCTTGTTGATGTCGCTGCTGGAACCAAAAAAGTGTCAACCAAAATGCCAATTGATGTTAACAAAGATGAGATGCCACCTGAAAAAGTGATGCAGACAGCTGTAGTTGGAACAAATGGATCGTTAACTTACCGGTTAAACTTGGACGGTTTTCCTGGTTTCGGATGGGCTGTCACCTACTTTGCCGAAATTGAAGATTTGGATTCAGATGAGTCTAGAAAATTCAGATTGGTACTCCCAGGCTATCCTGAGATCAGCAAGGCTGTAGTCAATATTGAAGAGAATGCTCTAGGAAAATATCGTGTTTATGAGCCTGGATATGTCAACTTAACCCTTCCCTTTGTATTATCTTTTAGATTTGGGAAAACATCAGATTCTTCCCTGGGGCCTCTTTTGAATGCTATGGAGATCAATAAGTATCTGGAGAAAAATGATGGTTCTTTAGATG GAGCGGTTATTGGTAATGTAGTTTCACTCTACTCATCAGCAGACTGGGCACAAGAGGGTGGTGACCCATGTCTACCAGTTCCGTGGTCATGGGTGCAGTGCAACTCAGATCCACAgccaaaaattgttaaaat TTTGCTTTCTAGAAAGAACTTAACAGGGAATATCCCTTCAGACTTGACAAAGTTGACTGGTTTAGTTGAGTT GTGGCTTGATGGTAATTCACTTAATGGTCCATTACCTGATTTTACTGGATGCATAGATTTGAAAATCAT TCATCTTGAGGACAATCAGTTGACAGGTGGTCTGCCTTCTTCTTTGGTCAACCTACCTAATTTGAGGGAATT GTATGTGCAAAACAATATGTTGTCAGGAACAGTTCCCGCAGGTCTTCTTAATAGGAACTTGGTTTTAAA CTACTCTGGGAACAATTATCTTCATAAAGGTGACAAAAGAGGAAGCCACATGAATATAATTATTGGTTCATCAGTTGGGGCTGCTGTTCTGCTTATAGCTACTATTGCATCTTGCCTATTTATGAGCAAAGGgaagaaaaagtattttgagcAAG AACAACTTGAACATTCCCTGCCTGTTCAAAGGCTAGTTCCATCCAAGAGTGATGCTCCCACAGAAGCTGCGCATTGCTTCACTTTCTCTGAAATTGAAGACGctacaaataaatttgagaagaaaattggTTCCGGAGGATTTGGAGTTGTATACTATGGGAAAATGAAAGATGATAAAGAAATTGCAGTCAAAGTTCTAACCAGTAATTCCTTCCAGGGAAAGAGGGAATTTGCAAACGAG GTGACTCTTCTTTCAAGGATACATCACAGGAACCTGGTACAGTTTCTTGGGTTTTGCCAGGAAGGAGAGAGAAGTTTGCTTGTTTATGAGTTCATGCATAATGGAACTCTCAAGGAACATCTTTATG GCCCGTTAACACGTGAACGGAGTATCAGTTGGATCAAGCGACTTGAGGTTGCTGAGGATGCCGCAAAAG GGATTGAATACCTTCATACCGGCTGCGTTCCAGCCATTATTCATAGGGACTTGAAAAGCAGCAATATTCTtctcgacaaacacatgagagcCAAGGTTTCAGATTTCGGTCTTTCAAAACTTGCAGTAGATGGAGCCTCTCATGTATCAAGCATAGTTCGGGGCACCGTCGGTTATCTGGATCCCGA GTATTACATCTCGCAACAGTTGACAGACAAAAGcgatgtttatagttttggtgTCATTCTTCTTGAGCTAATATCTGGTCATGAAGCCATATCTAATGAAAGCTTTGGTGTTAATTGCCGTAACATAGTCCAGTGG GCAAAGTTGCATATTGAGAGTGGAGACATTCAAGGAATCATTGATCCTTTACTACACGAAGAATTCGACATCCAATCAATGTGGAAGATAGCAGAGAAAGCTCTGATGTGCGTGCAACCTCACGGGCATATGAGACCATCAATTTCAGAAGTTGTTAAGGAGATTCAAGATGCAATCTCAATTGAGAAGGAAGCATTGGCTGCAAGAGAAGGTAACTCAGATGATATGTCAAGAAACTCTCTTCATTCTTCCTTGAACGCCTGTTCCATGGATTTGGGTGGTGCTGATAATTACCTCTCAATTGATGAGTCCATTACACGGCCTGCTGCACGATAG